A window of the Pelorhabdus rhamnosifermentans genome harbors these coding sequences:
- a CDS encoding YeiH family protein codes for MSKQCIPGILFSFIFAVPAYFLGQVYPIIGGPVFGILLGILAAGFKRPTAFEDGISFTGKKILQYSIILLGFEMNLFHVLNIGAKSFSVMIFTLLTAFFVAYFVGRMLKLDGKTTILIGAGTAICGGSAIAAVAPVIEAKDKDIAFSISTIFLFNVIAVFLFPFLGHLWGLSDTGFGMWAGTAINDTSSVVAAGYSYSNEAGSYATIVKLTRALMIVPVCLFFAFLMAHQKTKDSSPQLTKIFPWFILWFVVASIINTTGILPVIVSHILGNAGKFAIILAMSAIGLNTNIKSLLKNGLRPIILGLSCWFAVALVSLIVQHIIGLV; via the coding sequence ATGAGCAAACAGTGTATTCCTGGTATTTTATTTTCATTTATTTTTGCCGTTCCGGCTTATTTTTTAGGACAAGTCTATCCTATCATCGGCGGGCCAGTTTTCGGCATTTTACTTGGTATTCTTGCAGCCGGTTTCAAGCGTCCGACTGCTTTTGAGGATGGCATAAGCTTTACCGGTAAAAAAATTTTGCAGTATTCAATTATCCTGTTGGGATTTGAAATGAACCTCTTTCATGTATTGAATATTGGCGCAAAATCATTTTCGGTAATGATCTTTACCTTACTGACTGCTTTTTTTGTGGCTTATTTTGTGGGCAGAATGCTGAAACTTGACGGCAAAACAACTATCCTCATTGGTGCCGGTACTGCCATTTGCGGTGGCTCGGCCATTGCTGCCGTGGCCCCTGTCATTGAGGCCAAGGACAAGGATATTGCCTTTTCCATTTCGACGATTTTTCTCTTTAATGTTATTGCGGTATTTCTTTTTCCGTTTCTTGGTCACCTTTGGGGACTTTCCGATACAGGCTTTGGAATGTGGGCAGGTACGGCAATTAATGATACTTCTTCGGTTGTAGCTGCTGGCTATTCCTACAGTAATGAAGCTGGCAGCTATGCTACGATTGTAAAGCTTACCCGGGCGCTCATGATTGTACCCGTTTGCCTTTTCTTTGCTTTTCTTATGGCACACCAAAAAACGAAAGACAGTTCGCCTCAACTGACAAAAATCTTTCCCTGGTTTATCTTGTGGTTTGTCGTAGCTTCCATTATTAATACAACAGGCATCTTGCCAGTTATCGTTTCACATATCTTAGGCAATGCCGGTAAGTTTGCTATTATCTTAGCAATGAGCGCTATAGGACTTAATACAAATATAAAATCTTTACTCAAAAATGGTTTGCGGCCCATAATTCTTGGCTTGTCATGTTGGTTTGCTGTAGCTTTAGTATCTTTGATTGTCCAACACATTATTGGCCTCGTCTGA
- a CDS encoding TIGR03905 family TSCPD domain-containing protein, with product MIIYKPKGVCSKEIRFEIIEGKVRNLSFVGGCRGNLQAISKLVEGMPVEDVIKNFEGNICRNNTSCTDQLAQALREFKK from the coding sequence ATGATTATATATAAGCCAAAAGGCGTCTGTTCCAAGGAAATACGATTTGAAATTATAGAAGGCAAAGTCAGAAATCTATCGTTTGTCGGTGGATGTCGTGGAAATTTGCAGGCAATAAGTAAATTGGTTGAGGGAATGCCAGTAGAAGATGTTATTAAGAATTTTGAGGGGAATATCTGTAGGAATAACACATCTTGTACTGATCAGCTTGCTCAGGCATTACGCGAATTTAAAAAATAG
- a CDS encoding metal-sensitive transcriptional regulator has translation MDKEQSKKSVLQRLGTIKGHIVGIEKMVEENKNCEDILFQLNAVMGAMNKLSAHILEGCTQVCLDEVNDPICRQRIEVLTKTMITMLKK, from the coding sequence ATGGATAAAGAACAGTCGAAAAAGAGTGTACTGCAACGCTTGGGTACAATAAAGGGACATATTGTAGGAATTGAAAAAATGGTAGAAGAGAATAAGAATTGTGAAGATATTCTTTTCCAATTAAATGCTGTTATGGGCGCTATGAATAAATTAAGTGCCCACATTCTTGAAGGGTGTACCCAAGTGTGTTTGGATGAGGTCAATGATCCTATTTGTCGTCAGAGGATTGAGGTATTGACAAAAACGATGATTACTATGTTAAAGAAATGA
- a CDS encoding DsrE family protein: MKKLKVLLHIDDPGKWRLTLTNAKNLIEDVGLENVVLEIVANAAAVQIFDSTNKDNDQEQNDLLMQMKELSNHHVAIVGCRNALRANFISEELLPDFVTVVPAGITRIVTQQMEGYSYVKP; this comes from the coding sequence ATGAAAAAGTTAAAAGTTTTACTTCACATTGATGATCCTGGTAAGTGGCGGTTAACCTTAACAAATGCCAAAAATCTAATTGAAGATGTGGGTTTAGAGAATGTCGTTTTAGAAATTGTTGCGAATGCTGCAGCAGTACAAATCTTTGATTCCACGAATAAAGACAATGACCAAGAACAGAACGATCTACTGATGCAGATGAAAGAATTGTCAAATCATCATGTTGCAATTGTTGGATGTAGAAATGCTTTGAGAGCAAATTTCATTTCTGAAGAATTGCTACCGGATTTTGTAACAGTCGTTCCGGCGGGAATAACAAGGATTGTAACACAACAAATGGAAGGCTATTCCTATGTGAAACCATGA
- a CDS encoding MarR family winged helix-turn-helix transcriptional regulator gives MYAMQIINSLMKIQERSNVLWHGQEIVFDGLNLAEVHCIDWIGMIDHANVTKVANEMGMTRGGISKISQKLLNKGLIESYQRPENNKEIYYRLTNDGQHVYNEHKKCHSKAKQEKLSILSAYSDKEQVTILRFLNDINHMLDSKMSEEISKGE, from the coding sequence ATGTATGCGATGCAAATCATAAACTCTCTCATGAAAATCCAGGAACGCTCGAATGTACTTTGGCATGGACAGGAGATTGTTTTTGATGGACTCAACCTGGCGGAAGTACATTGTATTGACTGGATCGGCATGATTGATCATGCAAATGTAACAAAAGTAGCCAACGAGATGGGTATGACGCGGGGAGGCATTAGTAAAATTAGTCAAAAGTTGCTAAACAAAGGATTGATTGAAAGTTATCAGCGACCAGAAAATAACAAAGAAATTTATTATCGGCTGACTAATGATGGACAGCATGTTTATAATGAACACAAAAAGTGCCATAGCAAAGCTAAACAAGAAAAGCTGTCTATTTTGTCAGCTTATAGTGACAAAGAACAGGTCACTATATTGCGTTTTCTTAACGATATTAACCATATGCTTGACAGTAAAATGTCTGAGGAAATATCAAAAGGAGAATAG
- a CDS encoding glycogen/starch/alpha-glucan phosphorylase: MMSNSKELSSKTVTETESVAITFGDEVELSDHDAKEGLKANFLARLNSLHGKALAESSDWETYSALASVVRDYISKDWIATKKYYADNNVKQVYYFSIEFLLGRLLESNLLNLGIQGVCHDALDELGVNWAQLEAQEEDAGLGNGGLGRLAACYLDSMASEHIAGHGCGIRYSYGLFEQNIVNGYQQEYPDNWLKNGYSWEYRRPGEAVEVKFGGNVRMRLNGKTDYIYENYESIMAVPYDVPIVGYHNHIVNTLRLWSAEERLKDLVCPVRGDCQQTIESIHTVQKISNVLYPDDSSYEGQLLRLKQEYFLVSAGLQSIVRNYKAANPDIRQFSNKAAIHINDTHPALAVPELMRILMDEERLGWDESWDIVTKTISYTNHTILPEALEKWPVQMLKTLLPRIFMIINEINERYCKALWEKYPGEWNHIHRMAVLADEKVHMAHLAIVGSHSVNGVAKLHTRILKEQVMGDFYQFYPDKFRNITNGVTHRRWLILNNPELTKLLNDTIGPRWIEYPCDMVRLMKYADDAGFQHDVAKVKLQKKLVLAQHIKNRYGIAVDVDSIFDVHVKRIHSYKRQIMNVLHIMNLYNRLKEVPSLDIVPRTFIFGGKAAAGYFEAKCTIKLIHALADVINNDKSICDKMKVVFIENYNVSLAERIIPAADVSEQIPTASREACGTGNMKFMMSGAVTIGTLDGANIEIRDVVGNDNIIIFGLTAQEVLDYYNHGGYCSWDIYNSDRRVKTVMEQLINGFLPVGREEFRVLYESLLQHNDQYFVLKDFAAYVDAQKLLESRYRDHKMWSKMCIANIAHSGRFAGDRVFAEYAMKIWKVRPNVPVRCDCSEDEFTSSYHTGCKRLSQLSGMLLQ, encoded by the coding sequence ATGATGTCTAACAGCAAAGAATTGTCTAGCAAGACAGTTACTGAAACGGAGAGCGTAGCTATAACTTTTGGCGATGAAGTGGAATTGAGCGATCATGATGCCAAGGAAGGCTTAAAGGCAAATTTTTTAGCTAGATTAAATAGTTTGCATGGAAAAGCATTAGCTGAGTCTTCTGATTGGGAAACGTATAGCGCGTTAGCCAGCGTCGTGCGGGACTACATCAGTAAAGATTGGATTGCTACTAAAAAATATTATGCCGATAATAATGTTAAACAGGTGTATTATTTTTCAATAGAATTTTTGTTGGGACGACTATTAGAGTCTAATCTTTTAAATCTCGGAATTCAGGGTGTTTGCCATGATGCATTAGATGAGTTGGGGGTAAACTGGGCTCAATTAGAAGCACAAGAAGAAGATGCGGGTCTTGGTAATGGTGGACTTGGACGTTTAGCTGCCTGCTACCTTGATTCCATGGCCTCTGAACATATTGCGGGGCACGGTTGCGGAATACGTTACAGCTATGGACTTTTTGAACAAAATATTGTCAACGGTTATCAACAGGAGTATCCGGACAATTGGTTAAAAAATGGCTATTCATGGGAATACCGGCGACCGGGCGAAGCAGTAGAGGTTAAGTTTGGTGGCAATGTACGGATGCGATTGAATGGTAAGACGGATTATATTTATGAAAATTATGAATCCATCATGGCAGTTCCTTATGATGTACCGATCGTTGGTTACCATAACCATATTGTTAATACTCTGAGGCTGTGGAGTGCAGAAGAAAGACTAAAAGATTTAGTATGCCCAGTGCGGGGAGATTGTCAGCAAACCATTGAATCCATTCATACCGTACAGAAGATCTCTAATGTTCTTTACCCTGATGATAGTTCTTATGAAGGCCAACTTCTCAGACTCAAGCAAGAGTACTTTCTGGTGTCAGCAGGTCTGCAAAGCATTGTCCGTAATTATAAAGCGGCAAATCCCGATATAAGGCAATTTTCTAATAAAGCGGCAATCCATATTAATGACACGCATCCGGCACTGGCTGTTCCTGAATTGATGAGGATATTGATGGATGAAGAGAGACTCGGATGGGATGAATCCTGGGATATTGTTACAAAAACAATATCTTATACTAACCATACGATCCTGCCGGAGGCACTGGAAAAATGGCCGGTACAAATGTTGAAAACTTTGTTGCCGCGTATTTTTATGATTATAAATGAAATCAATGAGCGGTATTGTAAGGCGCTGTGGGAAAAATATCCTGGCGAATGGAATCACATTCATCGTATGGCAGTTCTTGCTGATGAAAAAGTTCATATGGCCCATCTGGCAATTGTCGGAAGTCATAGTGTAAATGGGGTAGCGAAACTTCATACCAGAATTCTCAAAGAGCAGGTTATGGGGGATTTTTATCAATTCTATCCCGATAAATTTCGAAATATAACGAATGGCGTTACGCATCGGCGTTGGCTTATCTTGAATAATCCAGAACTGACGAAACTGCTGAACGACACGATTGGGCCACGCTGGATAGAATACCCCTGTGATATGGTACGGCTAATGAAATATGCTGATGATGCCGGTTTCCAGCACGATGTTGCCAAAGTGAAACTTCAGAAGAAATTGGTATTGGCTCAACACATTAAAAATAGATATGGCATAGCAGTTGATGTGGATTCAATTTTTGATGTGCACGTAAAACGTATTCATTCCTATAAGCGGCAGATTATGAATGTGCTGCATATCATGAATTTATACAACAGGCTAAAAGAAGTTCCATCGCTTGATATTGTGCCACGTACCTTTATTTTTGGCGGAAAGGCCGCTGCAGGCTACTTTGAGGCTAAATGCACGATTAAGTTGATTCATGCCCTGGCTGACGTGATAAACAATGATAAAAGCATTTGTGACAAAATGAAAGTAGTATTTATTGAAAACTATAATGTTTCATTAGCTGAACGGATTATTCCTGCGGCAGATGTCAGTGAACAGATTCCTACTGCCAGTCGTGAGGCCTGCGGAACAGGAAATATGAAATTTATGATGAGCGGCGCTGTTACCATTGGGACACTGGACGGAGCTAATATAGAAATTCGTGATGTCGTGGGCAATGACAATATCATTATTTTCGGACTGACCGCTCAGGAAGTACTGGATTATTACAACCATGGCGGCTATTGTTCATGGGATATCTATAATAGTGATCGCAGGGTAAAAACCGTTATGGAACAGCTTATTAACGGCTTTTTACCGGTGGGACGGGAAGAATTTCGAGTATTATATGAGTCCTTACTGCAACACAATGACCAATACTTTGTTCTCAAAGATTTCGCCGCTTATGTTGATGCTCAGAAGTTACTCGAAAGCCGGTATCGGGATCATAAAATGTGGTCAAAAATGTGTATAGCTAATATTGCACATTCAGGTAGATTTGCCGGAGATCGGGTATTTGCTGAATATGCTATGAAGATTTGGAAAGTACGGCCGAATGTTCCTGTCCGCTGCGATTGTTCGGAAGACGAATTTACTAGTTCTTATCATACGGGATGCAAGCGTCTAAGTCAGTTAAGCGGCATGTTATTGCAATAG
- a CDS encoding cytochrome c biogenesis CcdA family protein, translating into MTVTFAFAAGILSFFSPCIFPLLPAYVANLTGGRIDHDKIDVSRGLLLFRSLGFILGFSILFIFMGASASLLGQLFLEYRGYIEKVGGFIIVIFGLQMAGILNLSFLYYQKQWNFQYRQQKDFLSSFLLGVSFGAGWTPCVGLVLSSILLLAGASDTVYNGMFYLLVYSVGLGIPFLAISFVLTYSLAVLKKINGLLNKVILFNAGLLIFMGLLLMTGRFQVVSAWFSSISF; encoded by the coding sequence ATGACAGTTACTTTTGCTTTCGCAGCAGGAATTCTCTCTTTTTTTTCTCCGTGTATTTTTCCCTTGTTACCAGCTTATGTAGCAAACTTAACGGGTGGACGAATTGATCATGATAAAATCGACGTTTCTCGTGGCTTGTTGCTATTTCGCTCTTTGGGCTTTATTTTGGGTTTTAGTATATTATTTATCTTTATGGGAGCCTCTGCGAGTCTGTTAGGTCAGCTTTTCTTAGAATATAGGGGTTATATAGAAAAAGTTGGTGGCTTCATCATTGTTATTTTTGGTCTTCAAATGGCGGGAATACTGAATCTTTCTTTTCTTTATTATCAAAAGCAGTGGAACTTTCAATATCGACAACAGAAAGACTTTCTCTCGTCTTTTTTGTTAGGAGTTTCATTCGGGGCCGGATGGACGCCTTGTGTTGGTCTGGTATTGTCATCTATTTTATTATTGGCGGGAGCTTCTGATACAGTTTACAATGGTATGTTTTATCTTTTAGTCTATTCTGTAGGATTAGGAATTCCCTTTCTCGCAATTTCCTTCGTACTTACTTATTCTTTGGCAGTATTAAAAAAAATAAATGGCCTATTGAATAAAGTCATTTTATTTAATGCAGGTCTTTTGATTTTCATGGGTTTATTGTTAATGACTGGTCGTTTTCAGGTAGTGAGCGCTTGGTTTTCCAGTATTAGTTTCTAA
- a CDS encoding LysR family transcriptional regulator: MTLRHMRIFICVCDENNMTKAAIKLHMTQPSVSLAIQELESHYKTLLFERLGHRLFITEAGQRLLIYARHIVNLNQQAEASMQSYGEHYKLRIGASVTIGESVLVDLVQYMYKINPQQEIFSEIHNTAELETMLLKDDLDMALVEGKIQSEYLIVQPFMSDELVFIISPQSSILEKDEITLSDLAELSFFVREAGSGTRDLFENTMQQHDIKIRIAGAYNNAETIKKAVIAGLGASVISRRAVSQELKQGNLASFEVKNIAFKRNFSVVYHKNKYLSPALQSMIALCHNFESIT, translated from the coding sequence ATGACTTTACGACACATGCGAATTTTCATCTGTGTTTGTGATGAAAACAATATGACAAAAGCAGCCATTAAATTGCATATGACCCAGCCTTCTGTAAGCCTAGCAATCCAGGAACTTGAGTCTCATTATAAGACCCTTTTGTTTGAACGGCTGGGACATAGGTTGTTTATCACAGAAGCCGGCCAACGTCTGCTTATATATGCCCGCCATATCGTAAATTTGAATCAACAAGCCGAAGCGTCAATGCAATCTTATGGTGAACACTATAAACTGCGCATCGGCGCGAGCGTAACAATTGGAGAATCTGTATTAGTCGATTTGGTGCAGTACATGTATAAAATAAATCCTCAACAGGAAATATTTTCAGAAATCCATAATACGGCAGAATTAGAAACTATGTTATTGAAAGATGATCTGGATATGGCATTGGTAGAAGGAAAAATACAATCAGAGTATTTAATTGTTCAACCATTTATGTCAGATGAACTGGTCTTTATTATTTCCCCGCAAAGCAGCATTTTAGAAAAGGATGAAATAACATTATCTGATCTGGCAGAATTAAGTTTCTTTGTTCGGGAAGCCGGCAGTGGCACGCGTGATTTATTTGAAAATACTATGCAACAACATGACATAAAAATTCGAATCGCCGGAGCTTATAACAATGCTGAAACAATAAAAAAGGCGGTCATAGCCGGACTAGGTGCTAGCGTTATTTCACGTCGAGCAGTTAGCCAGGAATTGAAACAGGGTAACTTGGCAAGTTTTGAGGTAAAAAATATCGCTTTTAAAAGAAACTTTAGTGTAGTTTATCATAAAAACAAATACCTTTCGCCAGCACTACAGTCGATGATAGCTCTTTGTCATAACTTTGAGAGCATTACTTAG
- a CDS encoding MBL fold metallo-hydrolase — MKVTVIMDNTVPINSKMPFRGEHGFSLLLEHESNKILFDTGQTDAVIHNLSLLKVHPSEIDTVVLSHGHYDHTGGLFHILQHGRKRYPLYAHSDIFMPRFSVTQDSRHFVGIPYVKDQLTTLGVDWHLSKEPIKIATNLWFSGQIPRTTDYELGDKRLVTCCNGSGDCQDSIQDDISMYFISNNGLVVIGGCTHSGLVNTVNYGFQLTGAKRLLGWIGGTHLGPVSSGQQIRTLDTLEKLKPEFIMAGHCTGFAMMAELNKRFGSRYTPAFVGANIEF; from the coding sequence ATGAAAGTCACTGTTATTATGGATAACACGGTGCCAATCAACTCAAAAATGCCCTTCCGAGGCGAACATGGTTTTTCATTGTTATTAGAACATGAATCAAATAAAATTCTTTTCGATACAGGACAAACAGATGCGGTAATCCATAATTTAAGCTTATTAAAGGTGCATCCATCAGAGATTGACACTGTGGTTTTAAGTCACGGACATTATGATCACACGGGTGGTTTGTTCCATATATTACAGCATGGACGTAAAAGGTATCCGCTTTATGCCCATAGTGATATATTTATGCCGCGTTTTTCTGTGACTCAAGACAGTCGTCATTTTGTCGGAATTCCTTATGTAAAAGATCAGCTGACAACGCTTGGCGTTGATTGGCATCTAAGTAAGGAACCAATAAAAATTGCAACTAACCTTTGGTTCAGTGGTCAAATTCCGCGCACAACCGACTATGAGCTAGGAGATAAAAGGCTTGTCACATGTTGTAATGGTAGTGGTGATTGTCAGGATTCGATACAAGATGATATATCCATGTACTTTATTTCTAACAACGGATTGGTGGTAATCGGTGGTTGTACACACTCTGGTTTAGTAAATACGGTTAATTATGGTTTTCAATTGACCGGGGCAAAGCGCCTACTTGGTTGGATAGGGGGAACTCATCTCGGCCCGGTATCCAGCGGCCAGCAAATAAGGACGTTAGATACACTAGAAAAACTGAAACCGGAATTTATCATGGCAGGTCACTGCACTGGTTTTGCCATGATGGCGGAATTAAATAAACGCTTTGGCAGTCGCTACACTCCTGCATTCGTAGGTGCGAATATAGAATTCTAA
- a CDS encoding TlpA disulfide reductase family protein yields MKNKWIIILLLGVVGFGVYKMTSDSFDQTKAEPSVTDSSANQPVIGLQKGNLAPDFELVTTEGKHIKLSELRGKRLIVNMWATWCPPCKAEVPELERFYEEHHDEGIEILAVDLTDSEKRPADVATFMKDYKITYPVVLDERGEVSKKYQVTSIPTTYVINSKGIIQQKYVGALSYQSLKEIFEKMD; encoded by the coding sequence TTGAAAAATAAATGGATAATCATTCTATTGCTTGGCGTAGTTGGATTTGGCGTTTATAAAATGACCAGTGACAGTTTCGACCAAACAAAAGCAGAGCCTTCCGTAACCGATAGTTCAGCCAATCAACCTGTAATCGGACTTCAAAAGGGTAATTTGGCACCTGACTTTGAGCTAGTCACTACGGAGGGAAAACATATAAAACTTTCTGAACTGAGAGGAAAAAGATTAATAGTAAATATGTGGGCAACATGGTGTCCGCCATGTAAAGCAGAGGTGCCAGAATTAGAGCGTTTCTATGAAGAACATCACGACGAGGGGATAGAAATACTTGCAGTTGATCTGACAGATTCCGAAAAAAGGCCAGCTGATGTGGCAACGTTTATGAAGGACTACAAGATTACCTATCCAGTAGTTTTGGATGAACGAGGTGAAGTTTCTAAAAAGTATCAAGTAACTTCAATACCGACAACCTATGTAATCAACTCAAAAGGGATAATTCAACAAAAATATGTAGGTGCTTTAAGTTATCAATCTTTAAAAGAAATTTTTGAAAAAATGGATTAG
- a CDS encoding MFS transporter has product MNRKYVYLLAIAHFSCDIATGALPAILPFFVSQYGMDYSSAAGLMFASCFLSSIVQPAFGWLADQKSQTWFMSLGILLSGVAMGMAGLFRNYWIIFTVITLSGIGSAIFHPEAARMVNKVSGNNRGMALSIFSVGGNSGFAIGPMIVVASIATYSMKGTAVLCLVAIIMAIILMVLVPKMKAEIAQVTALGNQAAEKASEKEKNGKNDWKAFGHLTLLIICSSIVICGLRSFIPLYWVDVLGLSAAAAGSALTLLFTLGVVTTLIGGMMADKFGYLKIVRMSYVLLAPMVALLSQTKDPIIGYLLMVPIGFAMFSPFSSVIVLGQSYLARSIGFASGVTMGLSFSVGGVIVPLIGWFADSHGLTATMELLTAFAVFAALFSFFLPTPEGKEKTVASSC; this is encoded by the coding sequence TTGAATCGAAAGTATGTTTATTTATTAGCAATAGCACATTTCTCCTGCGATATTGCTACTGGAGCATTACCAGCTATTCTGCCGTTTTTTGTTTCGCAATACGGAATGGATTATAGTTCGGCGGCTGGACTCATGTTTGCTTCTTGCTTTTTGTCGTCAATCGTTCAGCCAGCGTTCGGATGGTTGGCAGACCAAAAGTCGCAAACGTGGTTTATGTCGTTAGGAATCTTACTGTCCGGAGTAGCTATGGGAATGGCGGGCTTATTTAGAAACTATTGGATTATTTTTACGGTCATAACGTTGAGCGGAATTGGGAGTGCCATTTTTCATCCGGAAGCGGCGCGTATGGTTAACAAGGTTTCCGGCAATAACAGAGGAATGGCATTGAGTATCTTCTCAGTTGGCGGTAACAGTGGTTTTGCCATTGGCCCGATGATCGTTGTTGCTTCCATTGCAACGTATAGCATGAAAGGAACGGCAGTATTATGTTTGGTAGCCATTATCATGGCTATAATTTTAATGGTGCTTGTTCCAAAAATGAAAGCAGAAATTGCTCAGGTAACAGCTTTAGGAAACCAAGCTGCCGAAAAAGCTAGTGAGAAAGAAAAGAATGGAAAGAACGACTGGAAAGCATTTGGTCATCTAACCTTATTGATTATTTGCAGTTCAATTGTTATCTGTGGATTAAGAAGTTTTATTCCACTTTATTGGGTAGATGTTCTGGGGCTTTCCGCTGCAGCGGCTGGTTCGGCATTAACATTACTCTTTACTCTCGGGGTGGTGACCACATTGATTGGGGGAATGATGGCAGACAAGTTCGGCTATCTAAAAATTGTTCGGATGAGTTATGTTCTTTTAGCACCAATGGTAGCACTCTTGTCGCAGACGAAGGATCCGATTATAGGGTATTTACTAATGGTACCGATCGGGTTTGCTATGTTTTCGCCATTCAGCTCAGTTATTGTATTGGGGCAAAGTTATTTAGCACGCAGCATTGGTTTTGCTTCTGGTGTCACGATGGGGCTTTCATTTAGCGTTGGAGGTGTGATTGTTCCACTGATTGGCTGGTTTGCTGACAGTCATGGTTTGACGGCCACGATGGAACTTTTGACAGCGTTCGCCGTGTTTGCCGCATTATTTTCATTCTTTTTGCCAACCCCGGAAGGCAAGGAAAAGACAGTGGCGTCAAGTTGTTAA